From the Bos indicus x Bos taurus breed Angus x Brahman F1 hybrid chromosome 27, Bos_hybrid_MaternalHap_v2.0, whole genome shotgun sequence genome, one window contains:
- the AGA gene encoding N(4)-(beta-N-acetylglucosaminyl)-L-asparaginase, giving the protein MAWKPGLLPLLLLLLGPAPARSFGQLPLVLNTWPFRNATMAAWKTLAAGGSALDAVESGCATCEQQQCDGSVGFGGSPDESGETTLDAMIMDGTTMNVGAVGDLRRIKNAIGVARKVLEHTTHTLLAGEAATKFAESMGFINEDLSTNVSQALHSDWRARNCQPNYWKNVIPDSSKYCGPYKPPTVLKRDGITYEDTAQSYGHDTIGMVVIHKTGNIAAGTSTNGIKFKIPGRIGDSPIPGSGAYADDMVGAAAATGDGDILMRFVPSYQAVEYMRRGENPTTACEKVISRIQKYFPKFFGAVICANVTGSYGAACNKLSTFTQFPFMVYNPLKSAPTEEKVDCI; this is encoded by the exons ATGGCGTGGAAGCCGGGTCTTCTGccgttgctgctgttgctgctcgGCCCAGCCCCGGCGCGCAGCTTCGGCCAGCTGCCCTTGGTCCTCAACACTTGGCCTTTCAGGAATGCAACCATGGCAG CGTGGAAGACGTTGGCGGCCGGAGGTTCCGCCCTGGACGCGGTTGAGAGTGGCTGCGCGACCTGcgagcagcagcagtgtgacgGCAGCGTGGGCTTCGGGGGCAGCCCGGACGAGTCGGGGGAGACCACGCTGGACGCCATGATCATGGACGG CACTACCATGAACGTGGGAGCAGTCGGAGACCTTAGACGAATTAAAAACGCCATTGGCGTGGCGCGCAAAGTCCTGGAACACACGACACACACGCTGTtggcaggagaggcag CCACTAAGTTTGCCGAAAGCATGGGCTTTATCAATGAGGATTTATCCACCAACGTTTCTCAGGCTCTTCATTCAGACTGGCGTGCTCGAAATTGCCAACCAAATTACTGGAAA AATGTTATACCAGATTCTTCAAAATACTGTGGACCCTACAAACCACCTACTGTCTTAAAACGAGATGGTATCACCTACGAAGATACAGCACAGAGTTACGGTCATGATACTATTG gcATGGTCGTCATCCATAAGACAGGAAATATTGCTGCTGGTACATCTACAAAtggtataaaattcaaaatacctGG CCGAATAGGAGACTCaccgatccctgggtctggggccTACGCTGACGACATGGTGGGAGCCGCGGCAGCCACGGGCGACGGGGACATCCTGATGCGCTTCGTCCCAAG CTATCAAGCTGTAGAATATATGAGAAGAGGAGAAAATCCAACCACAGCGTGTGAAAAAGTGATCTCAAGAATCCAGAAGTATTTTCCCAAATTCTTTGGGGCTGTGATATGTGCTAACGTGACCGGAAGTTATG GTGCTGCTTGCAATAAACTTTCAACATTTACTCAGTTTCCATTCATGGTTTATAATCCTCTAAAAAGTGCGCCAACTGAGGAAAAAGTAGACTGCATCTAA